In Canis lupus dingo isolate Sandy chromosome 1, ASM325472v2, whole genome shotgun sequence, a single genomic region encodes these proteins:
- the DPRX gene encoding divergent paired-related homeobox encodes MSKTESTETFINSEVASHGIFCTLLAIKTRVGYPVGWKFTKVLTPRGKHQKHSQRKRTMFTEKQLADLECLFSKNPYPNPSLQREMASKLEIHPTVLQVWFKNHRAKLKKAKQQLSAMEVKTSYSKRNTDAPTGSPHGVCPASLVYTDHPIPSFQLSICSNFKALADHSVGHNIVHFGCCQDPNIYSLCPIMESPILSTGFTTDSFGSSSPQRN; translated from the exons ATGTCCAAGACAGAAAGCACAGAGACTTTTATAAACTCAGAAGTGGCATCCCATGGCATTTTCTGTACTTTACTGGCCATAAAGACCCGAGTTGGGTATCCTGTTGGATGGAAGTTTACAAAGGTGTTAACACCGAGAG gaAAGCACCAGAAGCATTCACAAAGGAAACGAACAATGTTCACTGAAAAACAATTGGCAGATTTGGAATGCTTGTTCAGTAAGAACCCATATCCCAATCCCAGCCTTCAGAGAGAAATGGCCTCAAAACTGGAGATCCATCCCACAGTCCTGCAG GTTTGGTTCAAGAACCACAGAGCAAAActcaagaaagcaaaacagcaatTATCTGCGATGGAGGTCAAGACCAGCTATTCCAAGAGAAATACAGATGCACCTACAGGATCCCCTCATGGTGTCTGCCCTGCTTCCCTGGTTTACACGGATCATCCGATACCTTCCTTCCAACTCAGCATATGCTCCAATTTTAAGGCTCTCGCAGACCATTCTGTTGGCCACAATATAGTCCATTTTGGCTGCTGCCAAGATCCTAACATCTACTCCCTTTGTCCCATTATGGAATCTCCTATTCTTTCCACAGGCTTCACTACTGATTCTTTTGGTTCTTCATCTCCAcaaagaaactaa